From Vigna unguiculata cultivar IT97K-499-35 chromosome 5, ASM411807v1, whole genome shotgun sequence, the proteins below share one genomic window:
- the LOC114185959 gene encoding Werner syndrome ATP-dependent helicase homolog, with protein sequence MVDENGVPIWMRNQSNPVVATTTVVDYNIRNNTYNLYDVTFESHNIHTLVTHHPSEVDRWLSNNAGRRQGLMVGLDIEWRPITQPNTQNPVATLQLCVGNACLVFQIIHAPYFSHSLGSFLQDPNVTFLGVGIRADAEKLLRDYGLHVANVCDLRSLAEVKLWRYPHLRQAGLKTLCLHVLGAEVEKPQSISRSLWDNRCLTAEQVKYAAIDAFLSYEIGRRLIESEIW encoded by the coding sequence ATGGTAGACGAAAATGGCGTGCCGATTTGGATGCGCAACCAGTCCAACCCCGTGGTGGCGACTACAACCGTGGTGGACTACAACATCCGCAACAACACCTACAACCTATACGACGTCACTTTCGAATCCCACAACATCCATACCCTCGTCACCCACCACCCCTCCGAAGTCGATAGGTGGCTTTCCAACAACGCCGGCCGTCGCCAGGGCCTCATGGTGGGCCTGGACATTGAGTGGAGGCCCATAACTCAACCCAACACGCAAAACCCTGTAGCCACCCTCCAACTCTGCGTGGGTAACGCCTGCCTCGTCTTCCAGATTATTCACGCTCCTTATTTCTCCCACTCTCTCGGTTCCTTCCTCCAAGATCCTAACGTCACTTTCTTGGGCGTTGGGATACGCGCTGACGCCGAGAAGCTTCTTCGAGACTATGGCCTCCACGTGGCGAACGTGTGTGACCTTCGTTCTCTGGCTGAGGTTAAGCTTTGGCGTTACCCTCATCTGAGGCAGGCTGGGCTGAAGACACTGTGCCTCCATGTTCTCGGAGCGGAGGTTGAGAAGCCGCAGAGTATCAGCAGGAGTTTATGGGATAATCGCTGCCTCACCGCCGAACAGGTCAAGTATGCTGCCATTGATGCCTTTCTCTCCTATGAGATTGGACGCCGGTTGATTGAAAGCGAGATTTGGTAG